In one window of Saprospiraceae bacterium DNA:
- a CDS encoding O-antigen ligase family protein, translated as MMRVTNTEDKPIHKFFYGFFLVYLVACGFQHLFHLPVLADKFQLPEIIFIIGMVSFAVFNKQSIRLTTTRQVFNSPVVLICTAWLLVHLISFGIHPCIEGFLECLGIGYLIILFYCMQWGFECTCSSILKQKITSAFILFGWMMSIAALVAYLLSVYVDLNTTAQVYYNYPYFGDRFRLQGFTTTPAMYVSVISLPIGFSLYRHLFVSGKKMDLVAALFFTVVSFLTLSKSLLFIAVIWFILFGFKYQFFKKISLLISVFLLLAHVLLTHFLFLTEGQASEAKWKNGPYTSNESILKYNQLEVYGSGYYIFKASSWKIFKENFLFGIGPGQYNLKIEQLKSNKEYPENLPPYDPHSNWTGTLAITGISGFLVFLLIVISMFRSVLLANPSNDWFSFLLLLLLAIAFAESISMDIMNFRHYWILAAIIYLNYKQNTAMKYNGFVK; from the coding sequence TTGATGCGGGTAACGAATACTGAAGATAAACCGATCCATAAATTCTTTTATGGTTTCTTTTTGGTATATCTGGTTGCGTGCGGGTTTCAGCATCTTTTCCATTTACCTGTTCTTGCTGATAAATTTCAACTGCCCGAAATTATTTTCATCATTGGAATGGTTTCATTCGCAGTATTCAACAAGCAGTCCATTCGATTAACAACAACAAGGCAGGTATTCAATTCTCCGGTAGTTTTGATTTGTACAGCCTGGCTTTTAGTCCATCTGATTTCCTTTGGTATACATCCTTGTATAGAAGGCTTTCTCGAATGCCTGGGAATAGGATACCTCATCATATTATTTTATTGCATGCAGTGGGGATTTGAATGTACTTGTTCTTCCATTCTCAAACAAAAAATCACATCTGCCTTTATTCTGTTTGGTTGGATGATGAGCATTGCGGCCTTGGTAGCTTATTTACTATCTGTTTATGTTGATTTAAATACGACGGCACAGGTCTATTACAATTACCCCTACTTTGGGGATCGATTCCGATTACAGGGATTTACAACGACTCCTGCCATGTATGTTTCTGTAATCAGTTTACCGATCGGTTTTAGTTTATATCGTCATTTGTTCGTTAGCGGTAAAAAAATGGATTTGGTCGCTGCCCTGTTTTTTACAGTTGTGTCTTTTCTAACGCTTTCAAAATCTCTATTATTCATTGCAGTGATCTGGTTTATTCTTTTTGGATTCAAATACCAGTTCTTTAAAAAAATATCTTTACTTATATCTGTTTTCCTGTTGCTGGCTCATGTATTACTGACCCATTTTTTATTTTTAACCGAAGGACAAGCTTCAGAAGCAAAATGGAAAAATGGCCCTTATACATCGAACGAAAGTATTTTGAAGTACAATCAATTAGAGGTATATGGATCCGGCTATTACATTTTTAAAGCAAGTTCCTGGAAAATTTTTAAAGAAAATTTTTTGTTTGGAATCGGTCCGGGGCAATACAATTTGAAAATTGAACAACTCAAATCGAATAAGGAATATCCTGAAAATTTACCACCCTACGATCCTCATTCGAATTGGACGGGGACTTTGGCAATCACCGGAATATCAGGATTCCTGGTTTTTCTTCTGATTGTAATTTCTATGTTCCGAAGTGTTTTACTTGCCAATCCTTCTAATGATTGGTTCTCGTTTTTGCTGCTGTTGTTACTTGCTATCGCATTCGCAGAATCCATTTCCATGGACATCATGAATTTCAGGCATTATTGGATTCTTGCAGCAATAATATACCTCAATTATAAACAAAACACTGCAATGAAATATAACGGGTTCGTGAAATAG
- the meaB gene encoding methylmalonyl Co-A mutase-associated GTPase MeaB — protein sequence MLSTNLLSRWIQEIQSGNRQSLSKAITLIESQKAEDRVEAVQLLKLLKDDGNSLRVGITGPPGVGKSSLIEALGQIIVAQGYKLAVLSIDPSSNLTKGSLLGDKTRMQELSQSSNAYIRPSPTGSQWGGISGRTRECIRLCEAGGYDYIFIETTGVGQTEYLVSTMVDLTLLLHLPGSGDELQGIKKGIMEWADILVVHKADLPKDPGVIHAIRDLTVAIQLLEPRPSGYQRFVIPVSSQVKIGLDLLWDQIQSFHKHIKENGYMFKNRNEQLTTSFKQLLQQETWNSIAARQEISNFMAETEKKLKSLILTPEEAVEVARDFIFAVLKK from the coding sequence TTGTTATCTACCAATCTTTTAAGTAGATGGATTCAGGAGATTCAGTCTGGCAACAGGCAAAGTCTGTCTAAAGCCATTACATTAATTGAAAGCCAAAAAGCCGAAGACCGCGTTGAAGCAGTACAGCTATTAAAGTTGCTTAAAGATGATGGAAATTCTCTCAGGGTTGGAATTACCGGTCCTCCCGGCGTTGGAAAAAGCAGTTTAATTGAAGCTTTGGGACAAATTATAGTTGCTCAAGGATACAAACTTGCCGTACTTAGCATCGATCCGAGTTCAAATTTGACAAAAGGAAGTCTTTTGGGAGATAAGACCAGAATGCAGGAATTGTCACAATCTTCAAATGCCTACATCCGCCCTAGCCCGACAGGGAGTCAGTGGGGGGGGATCTCGGGTCGGACCAGAGAATGCATACGGTTATGTGAAGCTGGAGGTTATGACTATATTTTTATCGAAACCACCGGTGTAGGGCAAACAGAATATCTGGTATCTACGATGGTCGATTTGACTTTATTGTTGCATTTACCGGGTTCGGGCGATGAACTGCAGGGAATTAAGAAAGGAATCATGGAATGGGCAGATATCCTTGTGGTTCACAAAGCGGATTTGCCTAAAGACCCTGGAGTGATCCATGCTATCAGAGATTTAACGGTCGCTATTCAACTATTGGAACCCAGACCAAGTGGATATCAAAGATTCGTAATCCCAGTAAGTTCGCAAGTCAAGATCGGACTGGATTTACTGTGGGACCAGATCCAATCTTTTCATAAACATATTAAAGAAAATGGTTATATGTTTAAGAATAGAAATGAGCAACTCACCACTTCTTTCAAGCAATTATTGCAACAGGAAACCTGGAATTCGATTGCAGCCCGTCAGGAAATCAGCAATTTTATGGCAGAGACGGAAAAAAAATTAAAATCCCTGATTTTAACACCGGAAGAAGCCGTAGAAGTCGCACGGGATTTTATTTTTGCAGTCCTTAAGAAGTAG
- a CDS encoding iron-sulfur cluster assembly accessory protein → MIFVGPSAKQKIEEIRKTSGLDESYFIRVSVTSGGCSGLSYKMDFDNETLTNDQVFEDNGEKIVTDLKSFLYLFNSTLEFSDGLQGKGFYFNNPNASRTCGCGESFAV, encoded by the coding sequence ATGATCTTCGTTGGACCCAGTGCAAAACAAAAAATCGAAGAGATCCGGAAAACTTCCGGACTGGATGAAAGTTATTTTATACGCGTATCCGTTACCAGCGGTGGATGCAGTGGCTTGAGTTATAAAATGGATTTCGACAATGAGACTCTTACCAACGATCAGGTTTTCGAAGACAATGGCGAAAAAATAGTTACGGACCTGAAATCATTTCTTTATTTATTCAATTCAACCCTTGAGTTTTCTGACGGCCTTCAAGGCAAAGGATTTTATTTCAACAATCCCAACGCTTCCCGCACCTGCGGTTGTGGCGAAAGCTTTGCAGTTTAA
- a CDS encoding DUF559 domain-containing protein, whose translation MSITELSRRLRRNQTTAEKIVWEKVRDRRFMNLKFRRQVAFQIDLLSSRKTRFIVDFYCCSLKLAIEIDGGIHAFQKAYDLYRDSVFESFGVRVLRFTNEEIIKDGGSFERRVFEVLKKSLPHP comes from the coding sequence ATGAGTATTACAGAGTTAAGCAGAAGATTGAGGCGAAATCAGACAACAGCTGAGAAAATCGTATGGGAAAAAGTCAGAGATAGGAGGTTTATGAATTTGAAATTTCGAAGACAGGTTGCCTTTCAAATCGATTTGTTATCGTCCCGTAAAACTAGATTTATTGTAGATTTTTATTGCTGTAGCTTAAAATTGGCAATAGAGATTGATGGAGGAATTCATGCCTTCCAAAAAGCATACGATTTATACAGAGATTCCGTATTTGAGAGTTTTGGTGTTCGTGTATTAAGATTCACAAACGAAGAAATAATTAAAGATGGAGGGAGTTTTGAGAGGAGGGTGTTTGAGGTTCTAAAGAAGAGTTTGCCTCACCCCTAA
- a CDS encoding peroxiredoxin, translated as MLKQNKKEEYPPPIRVQVGDLFPVSELLIQDGTYLKLKTLKSHWIALFFYPEDDSPTCTKQACNLRDSYEMLAKKNIYTLGVSPDDEKKHKRFIEKYQLPFPLVVDQDHALAKRLGIFGLKKFMGRVYEGIHRTTIILNKDLKIHAIIYPVVSGKHGEQIMNVLHHE; from the coding sequence ATGTTGAAACAAAATAAAAAAGAAGAATACCCACCTCCAATCAGAGTTCAGGTTGGCGATTTGTTTCCAGTTTCAGAATTACTTATTCAGGATGGGACCTATTTGAAATTAAAAACACTGAAATCACACTGGATCGCCTTATTTTTTTATCCGGAGGACGATTCGCCTACATGCACCAAACAGGCCTGCAATCTCAGGGATTCTTATGAAATGCTGGCGAAAAAAAACATTTACACACTTGGAGTAAGTCCGGATGACGAAAAAAAACATAAGCGATTTATTGAAAAATATCAGCTTCCTTTTCCACTTGTCGTTGACCAGGATCATGCACTTGCAAAGAGATTGGGAATTTTCGGTTTGAAGAAATTTATGGGTCGTGTTTATGAAGGAATTCACCGAACGACCATTATTCTGAATAAAGATTTGAAAATTCATGCGATCATTTATCCGGTGGTATCTGGTAAACATGGGGAGCAGATTATGAATGTATTGCATCACGAGTAG
- the hscB gene encoding Fe-S protein assembly co-chaperone HscB produces MNYFEHYQLAPAFYIDQNELRRKYYQKSRSVHPDQNPENNSIAHHDDYLSALNNQAYKTLLHPLSRLKYLLDTEFEAGKGELIQDSQEFLLEMLELHEFIMEAIQAGDLNLMEQAKEQLNSLEKDADEKASPALRDFDQGLRNDRIRNEMQHYYNQLKYVNRLRENLENKEPSL; encoded by the coding sequence ATGAACTATTTTGAACATTATCAGTTAGCTCCTGCTTTCTATATCGATCAGAATGAGTTAAGAAGAAAGTATTACCAAAAAAGCAGGTCGGTTCATCCGGATCAAAATCCTGAGAATAATTCCATTGCTCATCATGACGATTATTTATCTGCACTGAATAACCAGGCATACAAAACTTTATTACATCCCTTATCAAGATTAAAATATCTGCTTGATACAGAATTTGAAGCAGGCAAAGGGGAGCTTATTCAGGATTCACAAGAATTTCTATTGGAAATGCTTGAGTTACATGAATTCATTATGGAAGCCATCCAGGCCGGGGACCTCAATCTCATGGAACAAGCCAAAGAACAATTGAATTCACTTGAAAAGGACGCTGATGAAAAAGCTTCACCGGCCCTTCGGGATTTTGATCAGGGTTTGCGAAACGATCGCATTAGAAATGAAATGCAACATTATTACAATCAGTTGAAATACGTGAACCGGTTGAGAGAAAATCTGGAAAACAAAGAACCTTCTTTGTAA
- a CDS encoding DEAD/DEAH box helicase: protein MQNIISFEELGIQKDIVDNLLELEISEPTEIQQKAIPVLVEGKRDFIGMAQTGTGKTAAFGLPAIQSIRINHYHPQVLIIAPTRELCMQIANDLRKYSRSIKGLHVVPVYGGSSIGLQIKALKQGAHIVVATPGRLVDLIERKAIQLDMIRQVVLDEADEMLNMGFREDMEFILAATPAEKSTALFSATMSKEIREIASNYLNDPFEVTVGRKNLGHPNITHQYAVVHAKDKLIALKRIIDFHPDFYGIVFCNTKIETQELNDALLKDGFKVDCIHGDLEQAQREKVMHKFRNKYVSILFATDVAARGIDVKNLTHIIHYHLPDDIENYTHRSGRTARAGQKGFSIALLHIKEAYKLHRIEKMANLKFGRYLIPTASEVAEKRISGFIEHVVASVESEATGKSAKNEWIWPLMQLSKDQLVDYILKAELNKYSNTFLAGPDVNVEEKVKEVKYMHDDSRSNKSKGRSRDSGSGKEVRMYVSLGKLDQLRYDELREVIFKLTHVSGRMIRDIDLFNSYSFFLTDTQSADKLCSLKGLKWKKRDITFKRAEGKRPSRK from the coding sequence ATGCAGAACATTATAAGTTTTGAAGAGCTGGGCATTCAAAAAGATATCGTCGACAATTTGTTGGAATTAGAGATCAGTGAACCCACCGAAATTCAACAAAAGGCCATACCCGTTTTGGTTGAAGGAAAAAGAGATTTTATTGGTATGGCACAAACAGGTACCGGGAAAACAGCAGCTTTCGGTTTGCCGGCAATTCAATCTATTCGTATAAACCACTATCACCCTCAGGTTCTGATCATAGCACCTACACGCGAACTTTGCATGCAAATTGCAAATGATCTAAGAAAATATTCGAGAAGTATTAAAGGACTTCACGTGGTACCGGTGTATGGTGGATCAAGTATTGGCTTACAAATCAAGGCTTTAAAGCAAGGTGCCCACATTGTAGTAGCTACCCCGGGAAGGCTGGTAGATCTCATTGAGAGGAAAGCCATACAATTGGATATGATCAGGCAAGTCGTTCTCGATGAAGCGGATGAAATGCTCAATATGGGTTTCAGAGAGGATATGGAGTTCATTCTTGCGGCAACTCCTGCAGAAAAGTCGACCGCATTATTTTCGGCAACCATGTCGAAGGAAATCAGGGAAATAGCTTCCAACTATCTGAATGATCCGTTTGAAGTTACCGTTGGCAGAAAAAATCTTGGACATCCCAACATCACCCATCAGTATGCCGTGGTACACGCAAAAGATAAGCTGATCGCCTTAAAACGCATTATCGATTTTCATCCTGATTTTTACGGGATTGTATTTTGTAATACAAAAATAGAAACCCAGGAATTAAACGATGCTTTGCTTAAAGACGGTTTTAAAGTGGATTGCATTCATGGTGATCTCGAACAGGCACAAAGGGAAAAGGTCATGCATAAATTCAGGAACAAATATGTTTCCATTTTATTTGCTACCGATGTTGCAGCCAGAGGCATTGATGTTAAGAATCTAACCCATATTATCCATTATCATCTTCCGGATGATATTGAAAACTACACACACCGGAGTGGAAGAACAGCCCGTGCTGGCCAAAAAGGATTTTCCATAGCTTTATTGCATATTAAAGAAGCTTACAAACTCCACCGGATTGAAAAAATGGCCAATCTTAAATTTGGCAGGTATTTGATTCCAACAGCTTCTGAAGTGGCCGAAAAGAGAATATCGGGTTTTATAGAACACGTGGTTGCTTCTGTCGAATCTGAAGCCACGGGAAAATCGGCAAAAAATGAATGGATCTGGCCGTTGATGCAGCTCAGTAAAGATCAGCTGGTGGATTACATTCTGAAAGCTGAATTGAATAAATATTCAAACACTTTCCTCGCTGGTCCGGATGTCAATGTTGAAGAAAAAGTGAAAGAGGTAAAATACATGCACGACGATTCCCGGAGTAATAAATCCAAAGGACGTTCAAGGGATTCTGGTAGTGGAAAAGAAGTGCGGATGTATGTCAGTTTAGGTAAACTCGATCAACTCCGCTATGATGAATTACGCGAAGTCATTTTTAAACTAACGCACGTGAGTGGGCGGATGATCCGCGATATTGATCTGTTCAACAGTTATTCATTTTTCCTGACAGACACCCAGAGTGCAGACAAATTATGCAGCCTGAAAGGGTTGAAATGGAAAAAAAGAGACATCACTTTTAAAAGAGCCGAGGGGAAAAGACCATCCCGGAAATAA
- a CDS encoding IscS subfamily cysteine desulfurase has product MPLHKVYLDNNATTPCDPRVVEAMLPYFFEHHGNAASRSHPYGWEAEAAVDLGRQRIADLIGADEKEIIFTSGATEADNLAIKGVFEMYGRKGKHIVTTKTEHKAVLDTCHALEKKGAEITFLDVEQDGILDLKKLEEAIRPDTILVSVMWANNETGVIQPMKEIGAICERKGVLLMSDATQAVGKIPTYPRENGIHLMAFTAHKMYGPKGVGALYVSRKNPRVKVTAQMDGGGHERGMRSGTLNVPGIVGFGKAAEIAKNEMATESQRLSKLRDRLETGLKKLEEVYINGNVEHRMPHVTNMSFKHVEGEGLMMTFNQDIAVSSGSACTSASLEPSYVLVALGLGDDLAHSSLRLSLGRFSTEEDVDYAIEAISKGVNHMRELSPIWEMYKDGVDLSKIEWSAH; this is encoded by the coding sequence ATGCCTTTACACAAAGTCTATTTGGACAATAACGCTACCACTCCCTGCGATCCCCGGGTAGTTGAAGCCATGTTGCCTTATTTTTTTGAACATCACGGCAATGCCGCCAGCAGGAGCCATCCTTATGGTTGGGAAGCAGAAGCCGCAGTTGATCTCGGACGTCAACGAATAGCTGATTTGATCGGAGCTGATGAAAAGGAGATCATTTTTACCAGCGGTGCAACAGAAGCTGATAATCTGGCAATAAAGGGGGTTTTCGAAATGTATGGACGCAAAGGCAAACACATCGTGACCACCAAAACAGAACACAAAGCTGTTTTAGATACCTGCCATGCACTTGAAAAGAAAGGTGCTGAAATTACTTTTCTCGATGTGGAACAAGATGGAATTCTCGATCTAAAAAAATTGGAAGAGGCAATAAGGCCTGATACGATCTTGGTTTCTGTCATGTGGGCAAACAACGAGACAGGAGTCATCCAACCGATGAAGGAAATAGGAGCTATCTGCGAAAGAAAAGGTGTTTTGCTCATGAGCGATGCCACACAAGCCGTAGGAAAAATCCCAACCTATCCTCGGGAAAACGGAATTCATCTGATGGCATTTACTGCACATAAAATGTATGGACCCAAGGGTGTTGGGGCTCTGTATGTGAGTCGCAAGAATCCTCGCGTGAAAGTAACTGCCCAAATGGATGGAGGTGGACACGAAAGAGGAATGCGTTCTGGTACGCTGAACGTTCCCGGAATTGTTGGTTTTGGAAAGGCAGCCGAAATTGCGAAAAATGAAATGGCAACTGAATCACAACGCCTGAGTAAGTTGAGAGACCGGCTCGAAACCGGACTGAAAAAACTGGAAGAAGTTTACATCAATGGCAATGTCGAACATCGCATGCCCCATGTAACCAATATGTCCTTTAAACATGTGGAAGGTGAGGGATTGATGATGACTTTCAATCAGGACATCGCAGTATCTTCGGGTTCTGCTTGTACTTCAGCTTCATTAGAACCCAGTTATGTGCTGGTTGCTTTGGGTTTGGGAGATGACCTGGCTCATTCATCGCTAAGACTGTCACTGGGTCGTTTTAGTACGGAAGAAGACGTCGATTATGCTATCGAAGCCATTTCAAAAGGTGTCAACCACATGAGAGAATTGTCTCCTATATGGGAAATGTACAAAGATGGGGTTGATCTCAGCAAAATTGAATGGTCGGCCCATTAA
- a CDS encoding M23 family metallopeptidase, which yields MKRILWVILGVSFAFTMDDRTIRVVPGSIQLAAPVRNDVSISGSFGELRHNHFHAGIDVRSSRGVDGDDILAVADGYISKIIIDAEDLGKTLYISHPQGLVSVYAHLNKFRPDLENIIRQEQINQKQFQVEITFSPGEFPVEQGEFVAYMGNTGASRGKHLHFELRDARGEEVWDPLLFGFPIEDNRRPQIRRVKVTGYDREGHEVYQKIFPRSVLERTTIPFHVPGESFSISVDAMDYTDQSHFVTGIKSLQMDVDGEMHYQFIADKWKRSDTKYINAHIDHGGGKHGRGKFHRCYLLRGNCLGLYDAKACRGFIPMVDSTPHDVKLEVADGSGNSSLLEFKLRKANYIPKLRKSIYKDTIFYDREKNLSGAYASFSFREGSVYEDFHCEVKETPHLHKYAFSGFAGLAPYNGLLHFPLGVRLKPNKKVPEELKSKCVVALKMGKGFMNVGGVWDGEFLKANARSLGPFTIMLDTVAPKLSVLAPKKKSHKWTALKFRISDNFTTSKEMPDLAYEAYIDDQWVIMEYDKKSALLIHRFEPWLSKGKHRYKVLVRDQVGNERVYNGSFVL from the coding sequence ATGAAAAGAATCTTGTGGGTCATCCTCGGGGTCAGTTTTGCATTTACAATGGACGATCGGACCATCAGGGTTGTGCCCGGCTCAATTCAATTAGCGGCACCTGTTCGCAATGACGTATCAATATCCGGAAGTTTCGGGGAACTCAGACACAATCATTTTCATGCCGGAATTGACGTTCGTTCTTCCAGAGGTGTGGATGGTGACGATATTCTTGCTGTTGCAGATGGGTACATTTCGAAGATCATCATCGATGCAGAAGATTTAGGAAAAACATTATACATCAGTCACCCTCAGGGACTGGTTTCGGTGTATGCACATTTGAATAAATTCAGACCGGACCTCGAAAACATAATCAGGCAGGAGCAAATAAACCAGAAACAGTTTCAGGTGGAGATCACTTTTTCACCTGGTGAGTTTCCGGTTGAACAAGGTGAATTTGTTGCCTACATGGGCAACACAGGAGCCAGTCGGGGCAAACATTTGCATTTTGAATTGCGCGATGCAAGGGGTGAAGAGGTCTGGGATCCCTTGTTGTTTGGATTTCCGATTGAAGACAACAGACGTCCTCAAATCAGAAGGGTCAAAGTAACGGGATACGACCGCGAAGGGCATGAAGTTTATCAAAAGATTTTTCCCCGTTCCGTTTTGGAAAGAACTACGATTCCATTTCATGTGCCGGGTGAGTCGTTCAGCATTTCGGTAGATGCGATGGATTATACTGACCAGTCGCATTTTGTAACAGGAATCAAATCCCTGCAAATGGATGTGGATGGAGAAATGCATTACCAGTTTATTGCGGATAAATGGAAGAGGTCGGATACAAAATATATCAACGCACACATCGATCATGGAGGTGGAAAACACGGTAGAGGAAAATTTCACCGTTGTTATCTATTGCGTGGCAATTGTCTGGGCCTATACGATGCCAAAGCATGCCGAGGATTTATTCCTATGGTAGACAGTACTCCACACGATGTTAAACTTGAGGTTGCTGATGGCAGCGGAAATTCGAGTTTACTGGAATTTAAATTGCGAAAAGCAAACTATATACCCAAATTGCGCAAGTCAATTTACAAGGATACTATATTTTACGATCGCGAAAAAAATCTGTCAGGAGCCTATGCCTCTTTTAGTTTTCGCGAAGGATCCGTTTATGAAGATTTTCATTGCGAAGTAAAGGAAACCCCCCATTTGCATAAATACGCATTCAGTGGATTCGCAGGATTAGCTCCATATAACGGACTTTTGCATTTTCCCCTGGGAGTCCGTCTTAAACCGAATAAGAAGGTACCCGAAGAATTAAAATCCAAATGCGTCGTTGCATTAAAAATGGGCAAAGGATTTATGAATGTTGGTGGTGTGTGGGATGGGGAATTCCTCAAAGCTAACGCCCGTTCGTTAGGGCCGTTTACAATCATGTTAGACACCGTTGCACCCAAACTCAGTGTATTGGCACCTAAAAAGAAAAGCCACAAATGGACTGCACTGAAATTTCGCATTTCAGATAATTTCACAACGAGCAAGGAGATGCCCGATCTGGCTTATGAAGCTTACATTGATGACCAGTGGGTGATCATGGAATACGATAAAAAATCTGCGTTACTTATTCATCGTTTTGAACCCTGGCTGAGCAAAGGAAAACATCGCTACAAGGTGTTGGTCCGCGACCAGGTTGGCAATGAGAGAGTCTACAACGGTTCTTTTGTTTTGTAA
- the iscU gene encoding Fe-S cluster assembly scaffold IscU — protein sequence MAYSEKVLDHFKHPKNVGTLDKNDPTVGTGLVGAPECGDVMRLQIKVNPDSGIIEEAKFKTFGCGSAIASSSLATEWLKGKSLDEAMSIDNMDIVEELALPPVKIHCSVLAEDAIKSAIKDYKQKNS from the coding sequence ATGGCCTATTCAGAAAAAGTTCTAGATCACTTCAAACACCCCAAAAATGTGGGCACATTAGATAAAAACGATCCCACGGTGGGTACTGGTTTGGTAGGTGCACCTGAGTGCGGTGATGTCATGCGTCTGCAAATCAAAGTCAATCCCGATTCTGGGATTATCGAAGAAGCAAAATTTAAAACATTTGGTTGCGGTTCTGCTATTGCTTCTTCTTCTTTAGCGACAGAATGGTTGAAAGGAAAAAGCCTCGATGAAGCCATGAGCATCGATAACATGGATATCGTTGAAGAGCTGGCATTACCTCCGGTTAAAATTCATTGCAGCGTATTGGCCGAAGACGCTATAAAGAGTGCTATAAAAGATTACAAGCAGAAAAATTCATGA
- the rseP gene encoding RIP metalloprotease RseP, with product MEILIKVSQLLLCLTILVVIHEFGHFLPARWFKTRVEKFYLFFNPWFSLFKKKIGETEWGLGWLPLGGYVKISGMVDESFDMNQLQSEPQPWEFRSKPAWQRLIIMVGGVTVNFAFGFFIFSMLLWKNGQTYLLNSEMKNGIAVDSLAYQMGLRDGDLLVKVGDLELKKFDKAQIVKTLVLGNNNSVTLIRNGEQIQVEINKEIISNLTKPDIKKLDFIAPRVPAIVKELMPNSAASKAGILQSDQFLAIDEQPANYLHEIHRIINKQANKEFHLKLLRGSDTVSVDVTTDQSGVVGVFWQPIDSFMKFETETFGFFASIPKGITTGWDLLTSQLKAFSKMFSGEIKAKDSLGGFGSITNMFPASWDWDAFWRMTAVLSIILGFMNLLPIPALDGGYVVFLLIEVISGKKVPDKVVEKATLIGFILLMALMIYANGLDVLRGLGK from the coding sequence ATGGAAATATTAATCAAAGTAAGTCAGTTATTGCTCTGTTTAACCATCCTTGTGGTGATCCACGAGTTCGGTCACTTTTTACCTGCAAGGTGGTTTAAGACCAGAGTCGAGAAATTTTACTTATTTTTTAATCCATGGTTCTCTTTGTTTAAAAAGAAAATTGGAGAAACCGAATGGGGATTAGGCTGGTTGCCATTGGGTGGTTACGTAAAAATATCGGGCATGGTAGATGAGAGTTTTGACATGAACCAACTTCAATCAGAACCTCAGCCCTGGGAGTTCAGGTCGAAACCAGCCTGGCAACGATTGATTATTATGGTGGGTGGGGTCACCGTGAATTTTGCTTTTGGATTTTTTATTTTTTCAATGCTCCTTTGGAAAAATGGTCAAACCTATTTGCTGAATAGTGAAATGAAAAACGGTATTGCCGTAGACAGTCTTGCTTATCAGATGGGTCTTCGAGATGGAGACTTGCTGGTCAAAGTTGGCGACCTGGAACTCAAAAAATTTGACAAAGCACAAATCGTAAAAACTTTGGTTCTCGGGAATAATAATTCCGTCACCCTCATAAGAAATGGAGAACAGATCCAGGTTGAAATCAACAAGGAGATCATTTCAAATCTGACCAAACCGGATATTAAAAAATTAGATTTTATTGCACCGCGGGTTCCCGCCATCGTTAAAGAGTTGATGCCCAACTCGGCAGCTTCAAAAGCAGGTATCCTTCAAAGCGATCAGTTTTTAGCCATCGACGAACAGCCTGCAAACTATCTTCATGAGATCCACCGGATCATCAATAAACAGGCAAATAAAGAATTTCATTTGAAGTTGTTGCGTGGTAGTGATACCGTAAGCGTTGATGTTACAACAGATCAAAGCGGAGTCGTAGGAGTGTTTTGGCAACCTATTGATTCATTTATGAAATTTGAAACGGAAACTTTTGGTTTTTTTGCTTCCATTCCAAAAGGCATAACGACAGGATGGGACTTATTAACCAGCCAACTCAAAGCATTCTCAAAAATGTTTAGTGGGGAAATTAAAGCGAAGGACTCATTGGGTGGTTTTGGTTCGATTACCAATATGTTTCCTGCCAGCTGGGATTGGGATGCATTCTGGAGAATGACAGCAGTTTTGAGTATCATTTTGGGATTTATGAATTTACTTCCAATACCTGCTCTGGATGGAGGTTATGTAGTCTTCTTATTGATCGAAGTGATCTCCGGCAAAAAAGTACCGGACAAGGTTGTAGAAAAGGCCACACTGATCGGATTTATATTATTGATGGCTTTGATGATTTATGCCAATGGTTTGGATGTATTGAGAGGATTGGGAAAATAA